A genome region from Hevea brasiliensis isolate MT/VB/25A 57/8 chromosome 7, ASM3005281v1, whole genome shotgun sequence includes the following:
- the LOC110666795 gene encoding F-box protein At5g39450 yields MLPEFCGSSLLLALPDDLFAIISRSLSPRDICSLSLCCRSLCALVASEKVWLTQCDILGIVPHQDLIEWRKGVSSYRALCRFLVSVKPLIGIWVHQNPELGNVVYVMPGFVSVVGCRIIPQELGPLGIEDGPILWAPVFEIIGDLDGSILFFLHGREKGNDYVYPGSVKSVEQNCNVLLLEVEPRPQMIVNTLLHSKSFAYSSDKEISGKITRSNSGLSRSQRMLGRCDAKVPFSRLAFSDRRKLIEVVTSQVHQTVPDSVNEPLFPRLRSDEENFQKDIVLLFERRSLLLQNYKFGGSWFDWKEAPELPSDPTQLQLSEIKNSLDRSSGFHNSLNGDGQTKSIMKKTLSGYFRASLRQILGKSPSINGGRTLSKNSSSSSECKHAQLHEFLRSGDTIGLTLHASTVKLSSYRAWPNMHDSRFALYKLPMRVPRADQEYAGLWGGTFGWPPGKPTEDKPGKALFFLLISYEEYEGQRQLIATKILEGTHYVLHPNGSAMFMVNIDEPSQDPFPWDVDADSIPVSVKHAFAGEGIANGYGFRYPGSKPGSLFVIQNGLLAFIWKESRAVLTMQRLNLQELLKKGERVPALPPIANFSYLTKSYSNVFAGFSNASTSLSSPRQRQL; encoded by the exons ATGTTGCCTGAGTTCTGTGGTTCAAGCTTGCTTCTAGCTCTGCCAGATGATTTGTTTGCAATTATATCTCGTTCACTTTCGCCTAGGGACATCTGTAGTCTCAGTCTTTGCTGCCGGAGTTTATGTGCTCTTGTGGCCTCTGAAAAGGTTTGGCTAACCCAATGTGACATTCTGGGTATTGTTCCTCATCAGGACCTCATTGAATGGAGAAAGGGTGTTTCATCTTATAGGGCACTTTGTCGTTTCCTTGTGAGTGTTAAGCCATTAATTGGAATTTGGGTTCATCAAAACCCTGAGCTAGGTAATGTGGTATATGTCATGCCTGGTTTTGTGTCTGTTGTTGGATGTCGGATAATACCACAAGAGCTTGGCCCTCTGGGAATTGAAGATGGCCCCATACTGTGGGCACCAGTGTTTGAAATAATAGGAGACCTTGAtggttctattttattttttctacatggaagagaaaaaggaaatgatTATGTTTATCCTGGTTCAGTCAAGTCTGTTGAACAGAATTGCAATGTACTATTGCTTGAGGTTGAGCCTAGGCCACAAATGATTGTGAATACATTATTGCATAGTAAAAGCTTTGCTTACAGTTCAGATAAGGAGATATCAGGAAAGATTACTAGGTCAAATAGTGGATTATCAAGGTCACAGAGGATGCTTGGACGGTGTGATGCTAAGGTGCCTTTTAGCCGCTTGGCTTTTAGTGACAGAAGAAAATTGATTGAGGTTGTTACAAGCCAAGTTCATCAAACTGTACCTGATTCAGTAAATGAGCCACTATTTCCTCGGTTGAGGAGTGATGAAGAGAACTTTCAGAAAGACATTGTGCTCTTATTTGAAAGGAGATCCCTGCTTCTTCAAAATTATAAGTTTGGTGGAAGTTGGTTTGATTGGAAGGAAGCTCCTGAACTGCCTTCTGATCCTACTCAACTGCAATTGAGTGAGATTAAAAATAGCCTTGATCGCTCAAGTGGATTTCATAATTCTCTAAATGGGGATGGTCAAACAAAATCTATCATGAAGAAGACTCTTAGTGGGTATTTTAGGGCTAGCCTTAGACAAATATTGGGGAAGTCTCCCTCTATTAATGGTGGCCGTACACTTTCTAAGAATAGTTCTTCTAGCAGTGAGTGCAAGCATGCACAGCTTCATGAATTTTTAAGATCAGGTGATACAATAGGATTGACATTACATGCCTCTACAGTTAAGTTATCTTCTTATCGAGCATGGCCAAATATGCATGACAGTCGGTTTGCGCTGTACAAGCTACCCATGCGGGTTCCAAGAGCTGACCAAGAGTATGCTGGTCTATGGGGTGGGACTTTTGGTTGGCCTCCTGGGAAGCCTACTGAAGATAAGCCAGGAAAGGCTTTGTTCTTTCTTTTGATCTCTTATGAGGAATATGAAGGGCAAAGACAACTCATTGCTACCAAAATATTGGAAGGAACCCACTATGTTCTCCATCCAAATGGCTCAGCAATGTTTATGGTGAATATCGATGAGCCTTCACAGGATCCATTTCCTTGGGATGTTGATGCTGATTCTATTCCTGTGAGTGTAAAACATGCATTTGCAGGCGAGGGTATTGCAAATGGGTATGGTTTCCGATATCCTGGCTCAAAGCCTGGTTCCCTCTTTGTAATTCAAAATGGCCTTCTTGCCTTCATTTGGAAGGAATCTAGAGCTGTCTTGACCATGCAGAGACTAAACTTGCAAGAGCTTTTGAAGAAAGGTGAACGGGTGCCTGCTCTACCTCCAATTGCCAACTTTTCATACTTGACCAAGTCCTACTCAAATGTGTTTGCTGGCTTCTCAAATGCCTCAACTTCTTTGTCTTCACCAAG gCAAAGGCAATTGTAG